One window of the Zea mays cultivar B73 chromosome 3, Zm-B73-REFERENCE-NAM-5.0, whole genome shotgun sequence genome contains the following:
- the LOC103649892 gene encoding leucine-rich repeat extensin-like protein 3, protein MARRPRPCAHLTATLLLLAVAAAVARAADGDEKCGSPCGNPCGEPCVYASPPPPPVYYPPPPPPVYSPPPAPEYYPPATPTPTTPYCPPPPSGGGYEPSPGYTPYTPGYNPTPPSGSGWYTPSYNSPPGTLYPQDPGFRPNAAPARVAAPWRAALFLAAAASAALARACLDL, encoded by the coding sequence ATGGCGCGGCGGCCACGGCCGTGTGCCCACCTGACGGCCACGCTCCTTCTGCTCGCCGTCGCCGCGGCGGTCGCCAGAGCCGCCGACGGCGACGAGAAGTGCGGCAGCCCGTGCGGGAACCCCTGCGGCGAGCCGTGCGTGTACGcgagcccgccgccgccgccggtctactacccgccgccgccgccgcccgtgtACTCGCCACCACCGGCGCCGGAGTACTACCCGCCGGCGACCCCGACCCCGACCACGCCCtactgcccgccgccgccgtcgggcgGCGGCTACGAGCCGTCGCCCGGATACACGCCCTACACGCCCGGGTACAACCCGACGCCGCCGTCCGGCTCCGGCTGGTACACGCCCTCGTACAACTCGCCGCCTGGCACGCTCTACCCGCAGGACCCCGGGTTCCGGCCCAACGCCGCGCCGGCCCGCGTCGCCGCGCCGTGGCGCGCGGCGCTCTTCCTCGCCGCCGCGGCGTCGGCGGCGCTGGCCCGCGCCTGCCTGGACTTGTGA
- the LOC103649891 gene encoding glutathione S-transferase T2-like codes for MADNNTNTPFRPTGASPNSGNQSFPPPMWDPQMWQGQGLDPTHPSTFTSPTSHMSNPTWSQGANDPSTYTFRSPCNPFFGMMNPGGPPPQTSFCQPQFVPPIPCPQVSTHVPNQTDPINFESEAEHSVQEVNSPTKPSDTPITFRRTKEQNFKPDEDLLLCKTWLEISSDPVISTGQRKEGLWTRIEKRYNELRGEFPMRLNRALSSRWDKIRAETGKFVGFYARVLRENQSGLTDNDKTSKAATLYATSQKKPFHFMHCWTRLKNEPKWDAMVHGSPWRGNAGTEPVRSLTPTGSINDVEYDEGGSKGKRPLGRDSTKASRKKAMSSSSQSTDYLSRLHDIQIARLKQSEEKSELKQQNIEFMKEVELKKLEVQSKEIEVQEKKLMMEDRKQKDEELKKLYAMDMDALPEELRAVYIARRKGLIEYFINNPV; via the exons ATGGCTGACAACAACACAAACACACCTTTTCGACCTACTGGTGCCAGCCCCAATTCAGGTAACCAGTCTTTCCCCCCACCCATGTGGGATCCTCAGATGTGGCAGGGCCAAGGTTTAGACCCAACCCATCCTTCTACATTTACTAGTCCTACATCCCATATGAGCAATCCTACCTGGTCCCAGGGAGCTAATGACCCATCTACATATACCTTTCGTAGTCCATGTAACCCATTTTTTGGTATGATGAATCCTGGGGGTCCTCCACCACAAACATCATTCTGTCAACCCCAGTTTGTACCACCCATTCCATGTCCACAGGTTTCTACCCATGTTCCCAACCAGACTGACCCTATCAATTTTGAATCTGAAGCAGAACACAGTGTCCAGGAAGTTAATAGCCCTACCAAACCTTCAGACACACCTATCACATTTAGAAGGACAAAGGAACAGAACTTCAAACCTGATGAAGACCTGTTGCTTTGCAAAACATGGCTAGAGATTAGTAGTGACCCAGTCATTAGCACAGGCCAGAGGAAGGAGGGGTTATGGACTAGAATTGAGAAAAGGTACAATGAACTTAGAGGTGAGTTTCCAATGAGACTGAATAGGGCCCTGAGCAGCAGGTGGGACAAAATAAGAGCTGAAACAGGCAAATTTGTTGGATTCTACGCTAGAGTCCTAAGGGAAAACCAGAGTGGCCTCACAGATAACGACAAG ACTTCGAAAGCTGCAACTCTATATGCAACGTCACAGAAAAAGCCTTTTCATTTCATGCATTGCTGGACGCGGCTAAAAAACGAACCAAAATGGGATGCCATGGTTCATGGAAGCCCCTGGAGAGGCAATGCGGGGACGGAGCCTGTTCGTAGTCTTACACCTACAGGTTCTATTAATGATGTCGAATATGACGAAGGTGGTTCAAAAGGTAAGAGACCATTAGGACGTGACTCGACCAAAGCATCAAGGAAGAAGGCAATGTCCAGTTCATCCCAGTCTACTGACTACCTGTCAAGACTCCATGACATTCAAATAGCAAGATTGAAGCAAAGTGAAGAAAAATCAGAGCTAAAACAACAGAACATTGAGTTCATGAAAGAAGTTGAACTCAAGAAGTTGGAGGTTCAATCCAAGGAAATAGAAGTGCAGGAAAAAAAATTGATGATGGAAGACAGGAAGCAAAAGGACGAAGAGCTGAAGAAACTTTATGCTATGGATATGGATGCTTTACCAGAAGAGTTGAGAGCTGTATACATCGCGAGGAGAAAAGGTTTAATCGAGTATTTCATCAACAATCCTGTCTGA
- the LOC100384424 gene encoding extensin-like protein precursor translates to MATAHGGRLFLFEAMLFSALLLLLLLLQAHTASAADGSTYPADCPYPCLPPPAAPAVVTANCPPPPPSSSYNTPPSSSWSYPPPPPPSGGYIPYLNPPAGGGAGYGYPAPPPPNPILPWYPWYYKTPPPPPSAAARGTGSSVLGLAAVLAAGQLIVA, encoded by the coding sequence ATGGCCACGGCGCACGGCGGCAGGCTCTTCCTCTTCGAGGCCATGCTCTTCTcggcgctgctgctgctgctcctacTCCTCCAGGCACACACTGCTTCCGCCGCAGACGGCAGCACGTACCCAGCCGACTGCCCTTACCCGTGCCTGCCTCCGCCCGCGGCGCCCGCCGTCGTCACCGCCaactgcccgccgccgccgccatcgtCCTCCTACAACACTCCGCCTTCGTCCTCCTGGAGctacccgccgccgccgccgccgtcggggGGCTACATTCCCTACTTGAATCCTCCAGCGGGAGGCGGGGCGGGGTACGGctacccggcgccgccgccgcccaacCCCATCCTGCCGTGGTACCCCTGGTACTAcaagacgccgccgccgccgccgtctgcGGCGGCGAGGGGGACCGGTTCTAGTGTTCTTGGCTTGGCCGCCGTGCTAGCCGCTGGCCAGCTGATCGTGGCTTAG
- the LOC100276506 gene encoding uncharacterized protein LOC100276506, with amino-acid sequence MTLLAAITNPAADSRSGSSERAHPIVLTPGVTPPPPPSSTLPTPIPSSTWSLSPADPTLATAASYLAASLASCSSLPQLRALLTTFITTLSRSLALPTPPAALPAAIRAVAPYFPAAIASLVASKAVSLAGHDILLALAESRLLPHPPPELISSLCDNDWVDLVCVLLRQAADIRSSEILAALRCFLSPASDKAYDAMMDVKCRWKDAAVLAVNRCREKSAVKRKKVDAAARLAALLLMMGHDGFTSPEVCLHYLFASGNVDSVVLGAALAELDGGEVVRLMRYLNKWIRKYWSFSEAHTCPEAVENLRLEQCDSVPSFGAVARALGVLLDNHFSHLVLNADVREDLRAADLMVRELAAEAESSGPILDLLHRFQLDK; translated from the coding sequence ATGACCCtcctcgcagccatcaccaaccccGCCGCCGACTCCCGCTCCGGCTCCAGCGAGAGGGCTCACCCTATCGTGCTCACGCCGGGtgtcacgccgccgccgccgccatcctCCACGCTCCCCACCCCAATACCGTCTTCCACCTGGTCGCTCTCCCCAGCCGACCCCACCCTCGCCACCGCCGCTTCCTACCTCGCGGCCTCGCTTGCCTCCTGCTCCTCCCTCCCGCAGCTCCGCGCCCTTCTCACCACCTTTATCACCACTCTGTCACGATCCCTCGCACTCCCAACCCCGCCGGCGGCCCTCCCCGCCGCCATCCGCGCTGTCGCCCCTTACTTCCCCGCCGCAATCGCCTCCCTTGTGGCCTCCAAGGCGGTAAGCCTCGCCGGGCACGACATCCTCCTTGCTCTCGCGGAATCCCGCCTCCTCCCGCACCCGCCACCGGAACTCATCTCGTCGCTCTGCGACAACGACTGGGTCGACCTTGTCTGCGTCTTGCTCCGCCAGGCCGCCGACATACGTTCCTCCGAGATCCTCGCCGCGCTCCGTTGCTTCCTCTCGCCGGCCTCCGATAAGGCTTACGACGCCATGATGGACGTCAAGTGCCGATGGAAGGACGCCGCGGTGCTTGCTGTCAACAGGTGTCGGGAGAAGAGCGCCGTGAAGAGGAAGAAAGTTGACGCTGCGGCGAGGCTCGCGGCGCTGCTGCTCATGATGGGGCACGATGGGTTCACCTCCCCAGAGGTGTGTCTGCATTACCTATTTGCATCAGGGAATGTGGATTCCGTGGTGCTTGGAGCGGCTCTGGCTGAACTTGATGGCGGGGAGGTAGTCAGGTTGATGAGATATCTCAACAAGTGGATTCGGAAGTACTGGAGCTTCTCGGAAGCGCACACTTGCCCGGAGGCTGTGGAAAACCTCAGATTGGAGCAGTGTGACAGCGTGCCATCGTTTGGAGCAGTGGCTAGGGCGCTAGGAGTGCTGCTGGATAATCATTTTTCACATCTTGTGTTGAATGCTGATGTGAGGGAGGACTTGAGGGCTGCGGACTTGATGGTGAGGGAGCTCGCTGCCGAAGCAGAGTCTTCTGGGCCAATCCTAGACTTGCTGCATAGGTTTCAACTGGATAAGTGA
- the LOC103649893 gene encoding uncharacterized protein, which produces MPPALRRTILLAAAAATTAVLLLWPAACVADDDGTTFPPSAFPFCPTRPAGVSTGPFPWSPPPPSSVAVFPQDPGFLTSDACAVPRLPLLAVFSVLLVFLQ; this is translated from the coding sequence ATGCCGCCAGCTCTGCGGCGAACGATCCTGCTggccgcggcggcggcgacgacggcggTGCTGCTGCTGTGGCCGGCCGCCTGCGTCGCGGACGACGACGGCACGACGTTCCCGCCGTCGGCGTTCCCCTTCTGCCCGACGCGGCCGGCCGGGGTCTCCACGGGGCCGTTCCCctggtcgccgccgccgccgtcgtcggTGGCGGTGTTCCCGCAGGATCCGGGGTTCTTGACGTCGGACGCTTGCGCGGTGCCACGGCTGCCGCTGCTCGCTGTGTTCTCTGTTCTCTTGGTGTTTTTGCAGTGA